The following coding sequences are from one Seonamhaeicola sp. ML3 window:
- a CDS encoding 2-oxoglutarate dehydrogenase E1 component, translating into MDKYSFLNAAHTAYFADLYEQYLQNPDSVEPSWRAFFQGYDFGSENYGVDGEIVEGVSTQMPEHLQKEFQVVKLIDGYRMRGHLFTKTNPVRERRSYKPTLELENFGLSENDLDTVFNAGEVLGLKALTLREILNHLELIYCDSIGVEYMYLRNPEVIKWWQDKLNVNDNHPSYSAETKKYILSKLNQAVNFENFLQTKYVGQKRFSLEGGESLIPAISNALYYSVENYGVKECVLGMAHRGRLSTLVNIFRKPLNELFSEFEGKDFEDQNIDGDVKYHLGLTLDKTYQNGKNIKMNLVPNPSHLETVGPVAEGITRAKIDDDYDGDDSKILPIIVHGDAAIAGQGIAYEVAQMSQLNGYKTGGTIHIVVNNQIGFTTNYLDARSSTYCTDVAKVTLSPVLHVNADDAEAVVHAIEMALDYRMRFKKDVYIDLLGYRKYGHNEGDEPRFTQPKLYKNISKHPNPFKIYSDKLIAEGTIDKTYSDGIVSEFRNTLENQYEKAKEQEASKVREFMQERWTNFTRRGVDAMLETVDTTYSEDGLKNISKVVSSVPEGVKFLRKAERILQGREKMVFETDTLDWGMAETLAYGTLLEEGFNVRISGQDVERGTFSHRHAILRDEISEERINLLNTNPNNKGEMYIYNSFLSEYGVLGFDYGYAMANPNTLTIWEAQFGDFSNGAQIIFDQYLSAAEDKWKAQNGVVVLLPHGYEGQGSEHSSARMERYLQLCANDNMIVADCTTPANFFHLLRRQMKRDFRKPLIVFTPKSLLRHPKAVSPLKDLAGGEFQEVIPDTINPDKVKKVVFCTGKFYYELLAEREEQNREDLAIVRIEQLFPLHLDKIQKVVDSYPNAEKYIWAQEEPKNMGAWGFMAQRLDIVKLEVCARPYNSVPAPGSSARDKARQRKVIEDVFSI; encoded by the coding sequence ATGGATAAATATTCCTTTTTAAACGCAGCACATACAGCATACTTTGCTGATTTGTACGAACAATATTTACAAAACCCAGATAGTGTAGAGCCTAGCTGGAGAGCTTTTTTTCAAGGATACGATTTTGGTAGTGAAAATTATGGTGTCGATGGAGAGATTGTAGAGGGGGTTTCTACCCAAATGCCGGAACACTTGCAAAAAGAGTTTCAGGTTGTAAAACTTATTGATGGTTATAGAATGCGTGGGCATTTGTTTACCAAAACAAACCCTGTAAGAGAAAGAAGATCTTACAAGCCAACTCTAGAATTAGAAAATTTCGGACTTTCCGAAAACGATTTAGATACCGTTTTTAATGCGGGAGAGGTTTTAGGTTTAAAAGCGCTAACTTTAAGAGAGATTCTTAATCATTTAGAACTAATATACTGCGATTCTATTGGTGTGGAGTATATGTATTTGCGTAACCCAGAGGTTATTAAATGGTGGCAGGACAAGCTTAATGTTAACGATAATCACCCATCCTATTCAGCAGAAACAAAAAAATACATCCTATCTAAGCTAAACCAAGCGGTAAATTTCGAGAACTTTTTACAGACTAAATATGTTGGTCAAAAGCGTTTTTCTTTAGAAGGCGGAGAGTCATTAATACCTGCAATTAGTAACGCCCTGTATTATTCTGTAGAAAATTATGGTGTTAAAGAGTGTGTTTTAGGTATGGCACACCGAGGAAGGTTGAGTACTCTAGTAAATATATTTAGGAAACCACTTAATGAACTTTTTAGTGAGTTTGAAGGAAAGGATTTCGAAGATCAGAATATTGATGGTGATGTTAAGTACCATTTGGGGCTAACTCTAGATAAGACTTACCAGAACGGGAAGAATATAAAGATGAATTTAGTGCCTAACCCCTCGCATTTAGAGACTGTTGGTCCTGTTGCCGAGGGTATCACTAGAGCTAAAATAGACGATGACTACGATGGTGATGACTCTAAGATTCTTCCAATTATAGTGCACGGTGACGCTGCAATCGCGGGTCAAGGCATTGCTTACGAAGTGGCACAAATGAGTCAACTGAATGGTTACAAAACAGGAGGAACAATTCATATTGTAGTTAATAACCAAATTGGATTTACAACGAATTACTTAGATGCAAGGTCTAGTACCTACTGTACAGATGTTGCCAAAGTGACCTTATCTCCAGTATTGCATGTAAACGCAGACGATGCCGAAGCCGTGGTGCATGCCATAGAAATGGCATTAGACTACAGAATGCGTTTCAAAAAAGACGTATATATTGACTTATTAGGGTATAGAAAATATGGACATAATGAAGGTGACGAACCTAGGTTTACACAACCTAAGTTATACAAGAATATTTCAAAACACCCGAATCCTTTTAAAATCTATTCAGATAAATTAATTGCTGAAGGCACTATAGATAAGACTTATTCTGATGGTATTGTGAGTGAATTTAGGAATACTCTAGAAAATCAGTACGAAAAGGCGAAAGAGCAAGAGGCTTCTAAAGTAAGGGAGTTTATGCAAGAGCGATGGACCAATTTTACAAGAAGAGGTGTAGATGCTATGCTTGAAACTGTCGATACGACATATTCTGAAGACGGCTTAAAAAACATATCAAAAGTAGTTTCTTCTGTTCCAGAAGGCGTGAAGTTTTTAAGAAAGGCAGAGCGTATCTTGCAAGGGCGTGAAAAAATGGTTTTTGAAACCGATACTTTAGATTGGGGAATGGCAGAAACATTAGCCTATGGTACTTTACTAGAGGAAGGTTTTAATGTTAGAATATCTGGACAAGATGTTGAGCGTGGAACATTTAGCCACCGTCATGCCATTCTAAGAGATGAAATTTCCGAAGAACGTATCAATCTTTTAAATACCAACCCAAACAATAAAGGTGAAATGTATATTTACAATTCATTTTTATCAGAATACGGGGTATTAGGGTTTGACTATGGTTATGCGATGGCCAATCCAAATACATTAACCATATGGGAAGCTCAGTTTGGTGATTTTAGTAATGGTGCCCAAATCATATTCGATCAATACTTATCGGCAGCAGAAGATAAATGGAAAGCACAAAATGGTGTTGTAGTACTATTGCCTCATGGTTATGAGGGGCAAGGTTCTGAACATTCATCAGCCAGAATGGAACGTTATTTACAACTTTGTGCTAACGATAATATGATTGTTGCAGATTGTACTACGCCAGCAAATTTTTTCCACTTATTACGTCGCCAAATGAAGCGCGATTTTAGGAAGCCTTTAATAGTGTTCACCCCTAAAAGTTTGTTGAGACATCCTAAAGCGGTTTCACCTTTAAAAGATTTAGCTGGTGGTGAATTTCAAGAAGTTATACCAGATACTATAAACCCAGATAAGGTTAAGAAAGTTGTATTTTGTACTGGTAAGTTCTATTATGAATTGCTTGCAGAACGGGAAGAGCAAAACAGAGAAGACTTAGCCATAGTTAGAATAGAACAGTTGTTCCCACTTCATTTAGATAAGATTCAAAAGGTTGTTGACAGTTATCCAAATGCTGAGAAATACATATGGGCTCAAGAAGAACCTAAGAATATGGGGGCTTGGGGCTTCATGGCGCAAAGATTGGATATCGTTAAACTTGAAGTATGTGCGAGACCATATAACTCGGTACCGGCACCAGGTTCTAGTGCAAGAGATAAAGCAAGACAACGTAAAGTTATAGAAGACGTTTTCAGTATATAA
- a CDS encoding response regulator transcription factor translates to MNTSIVIADDHPLMLRGLTDFLNSKGFNIVGSATDGNSAYNLIVKLKPEIAILDIRMPYKTGLEIAEDCIKNDLPTKIILITFDKEEELYEKAKSLNVYGYILKDFAVEEIETCIEQVINNKPYFSEEIVQSLNSSPINSHLEELEKLTRSELKIVKLIAENKTSHCIAEELSISVRTVDKHRSNIVAKLGLDNKPTSLSIWANLNKEHL, encoded by the coding sequence ATGAATACATCGATTGTTATTGCAGACGATCACCCATTAATGCTTAGAGGTTTAACCGATTTCTTAAACTCTAAAGGGTTTAATATAGTTGGTAGCGCCACAGATGGAAATTCAGCCTATAATCTTATCGTAAAATTAAAACCCGAGATTGCCATTCTAGATATTAGAATGCCTTACAAAACAGGACTTGAAATAGCTGAAGATTGTATAAAGAATGATTTACCTACCAAAATTATTCTTATCACTTTTGACAAGGAAGAAGAACTTTATGAAAAAGCCAAGAGTCTTAATGTTTACGGTTATATTTTAAAAGATTTTGCTGTTGAAGAAATTGAAACTTGCATAGAACAAGTCATAAATAACAAACCTTATTTTAGTGAGGAGATTGTACAATCTCTCAACTCCAGCCCAATAAATAGTCACCTAGAAGAGCTCGAAAAACTTACTAGGTCGGAACTCAAAATAGTAAAGTTAATAGCAGAAAACAAAACAAGTCATTGCATTGCTGAAGAACTTTCAATTTCTGTTAGAACTGTTGACAAACATAGAAGTAATATTGTAGCTAAACTAGGTCTGGATAACAAGCCTACATCGCTTTCCATATGGGCTAATTTAAACAAAGAACACCTCTAA
- a CDS encoding retropepsin-like aspartic protease: MNTTLQEFLLNKGYTKIKLHLTRTNHFEIKASINGQKGVFILDTGASSSCVGFESVDTFKLTTEDSAIKAAGAGAIDMETKMSKKNKVKIGKWRHDKVVLVLFNLTHVNTALINHDSKPVDGIIGADILKKGKAIIDYQKKYLYLKL; the protein is encoded by the coding sequence ATGAACACTACTTTACAAGAATTTCTTTTGAATAAGGGTTATACTAAGATAAAATTACACCTTACCAGAACCAATCACTTTGAGATTAAGGCTTCAATAAATGGACAAAAAGGTGTGTTTATATTAGATACAGGAGCTTCTAGCTCATGTGTCGGGTTTGAAAGTGTTGACACCTTTAAACTTACAACTGAGGATTCTGCCATAAAGGCTGCTGGAGCAGGTGCTATAGACATGGAGACTAAAATGTCTAAGAAAAATAAAGTCAAAATAGGCAAATGGCGTCATGATAAAGTAGTTTTGGTTCTATTTAACTTAACCCATGTAAATACTGCGTTGATTAATCACGATTCTAAACCTGTTGATGGTATTATAGGTGCAGACATTCTAAAAAAAGGGAAAGCCATCATAGATTATCAGAAGAAATATTTATATTTAAAATTATAA
- the odhB gene encoding 2-oxoglutarate dehydrogenase complex dihydrolipoyllysine-residue succinyltransferase yields the protein MILEMKVPSPGESITEVEIATWLVEDGDYVEKDQAIAEVDSDKATLELPAEVSGTITLKAEEGDAVEVGAVVCLIDTSAEKPEGDEAAKPEEKEEPAKVEAAPAQAKQEATYATGTASPAAKKILAEKGIDAAAVSGTGKDGRVTKDDAIKAVPSMGTPTGGSRGTSRSKMSMLRRKVAERLVEAKNTTAMLTTFNEVDMSPIFALRSEYKETFKSKHGVSLGFMSFFTLAVVRALKMFPAVNSMIDGKEMLSYDFCDISIAVSGPKGLMVPVIRNAENLSFRGVESEVKRLALRARDGQITVDEMTGGTFTITNGGVFGSMLSTPIINPPQSGILGMHNIVERPVAVDGKVEIRPIMYVALSYDHRIIDGKESVGFLVAVKEALENPIEILMNNDVKKALEL from the coding sequence ATGATTTTAGAAATGAAAGTACCATCACCAGGAGAGTCTATTACCGAAGTAGAAATAGCTACATGGTTAGTAGAAGATGGCGATTATGTTGAAAAAGACCAAGCCATTGCTGAGGTAGATAGCGATAAAGCAACGCTTGAGCTTCCTGCAGAAGTTAGTGGTACTATTACATTAAAGGCAGAAGAAGGTGATGCTGTAGAGGTAGGTGCTGTGGTTTGTCTTATAGATACTAGTGCTGAAAAGCCAGAGGGTGACGAAGCGGCCAAGCCTGAAGAAAAAGAAGAACCTGCAAAGGTAGAAGCGGCTCCTGCTCAAGCTAAACAAGAAGCTACTTACGCAACCGGAACAGCAAGTCCAGCTGCAAAAAAGATATTGGCGGAGAAAGGTATTGATGCTGCTGCTGTAAGTGGAACAGGAAAAGATGGCAGAGTTACTAAAGACGATGCTATTAAGGCGGTTCCTTCAATGGGTACTCCAACAGGTGGAAGCCGAGGTACTTCTAGAAGTAAAATGTCTATGCTACGTCGTAAAGTAGCCGAGCGTTTAGTTGAGGCTAAAAATACAACAGCGATGCTAACCACATTCAACGAGGTTGATATGTCGCCTATTTTCGCTTTAAGAAGCGAGTATAAAGAAACGTTTAAATCTAAGCATGGTGTTAGTTTAGGGTTTATGAGTTTCTTTACATTGGCAGTTGTTCGTGCTTTGAAAATGTTCCCAGCTGTAAATTCTATGATAGATGGGAAAGAAATGTTGTCTTACGATTTCTGTGATATAAGCATAGCTGTTTCTGGACCTAAAGGTCTTATGGTGCCGGTAATTAGAAATGCTGAAAACCTTAGTTTTAGAGGTGTTGAATCTGAAGTAAAACGTTTAGCGCTTAGAGCAAGAGACGGACAGATTACAGTTGATGAAATGACAGGTGGTACGTTTACTATTACCAATGGAGGTGTGTTTGGTAGTATGTTATCTACACCAATTATTAATCCACCACAAAGTGGTATTTTAGGAATGCACAATATTGTTGAGCGTCCTGTTGCGGTAGATGGAAAAGTAGAGATACGTCCTATTATGTACGTAGCCTTATCTTATGATCATAGAATTATAGATGGAAAGGAAAGCGTTGGTTTCTTGGTTGCAGTTAAAGAAGCCTTAGAAAATCCAATAGAGATATTAATGAACAACGATGTTAAAAAAGCATTAGAGTTATAA
- a CDS encoding PKD domain-containing protein, with amino-acid sequence MPKSLIFSMFLLLTVFGFSQQTIENDTINRTATINHNTQGNAVEFTPEIPTLNQIAGAPKAFYTYHWEFGDGNYSKEKNPKHTYKKKGEYEVKLWATNNYANGKPPTTRPKKVAINNVTEDYEDIASMDDDFTLKRNREPVPDQEMVTILSYKNTKDYITNGKLYLFYNELKYKNDNFELIETRTHHNEKDISNSGFAYTHNIDDDRTYIASLNDDLIESTLTLQDSTEKMNLPLTIQESKGIYKNWSLLEFDNMQPNEERNIFFSLKTTPEMVKDTSAIISVRGIYVPDANYDNHKVKDMEMEIVTSHDPNKMSSNGTFMNYRFVRFKTLKYKIKFQNNGEGPARTIRLETDIPEMLDKSTLEVMDMYPKCDICPKREVLYSCLDTTFTENQAIFTFKNIYLPGSEQKNVKEYDSTKGFVKYKIKFAKDFHKKKTKSRTTIIFDKNEPILTNYSTTRFLPGISVGIKTGYNSFSDLNNSESYFIGATLSPYKSYRWYWQVELMNNFHNYDSSTNVVDEIVDDASGFRFRQLTTTNSSFENIDWDIPILLKYNVNNFIGLGVGLQNTISISENQNQNVLIEQFEGVQPGAPVINIIEDSSSNSDSFTNLRTGFLVEATAGFSRIGPSVGARYIMNFEDNFNYWQFFAIWKF; translated from the coding sequence ATGCCCAAGAGTTTAATTTTTTCAATGTTTCTTTTACTGACTGTTTTCGGTTTTTCCCAACAAACTATTGAAAACGATACCATAAACAGAACGGCTACCATAAATCACAACACCCAAGGCAATGCTGTGGAGTTCACTCCTGAAATCCCAACATTAAATCAAATTGCAGGAGCTCCAAAGGCATTTTACACCTATCATTGGGAGTTTGGTGACGGCAATTACAGTAAAGAAAAGAACCCAAAGCACACTTATAAAAAGAAAGGCGAATACGAAGTAAAACTTTGGGCCACAAACAATTATGCCAACGGAAAACCACCAACAACAAGACCTAAAAAAGTAGCTATTAATAATGTTACCGAAGATTATGAAGATATAGCTTCTATGGATGACGATTTCACCTTAAAACGAAATAGAGAGCCTGTTCCTGACCAAGAAATGGTTACCATTTTAAGTTACAAAAACACCAAAGACTATATCACCAACGGAAAGTTGTATTTGTTCTACAACGAACTTAAATATAAGAACGACAATTTCGAGTTAATTGAAACCAGAACACATCACAACGAAAAAGATATTTCTAATAGTGGTTTTGCCTACACCCATAATATTGATGACGACAGAACTTATATAGCATCTTTAAATGATGATTTAATTGAAAGTACCCTAACACTTCAAGATTCCACCGAAAAAATGAATTTACCTTTAACCATTCAGGAATCAAAAGGTATTTACAAAAACTGGAGCTTACTGGAATTTGACAATATGCAACCTAATGAGGAACGCAATATATTTTTCAGTTTAAAAACTACTCCTGAGATGGTGAAAGACACCAGCGCTATCATTTCGGTTCGGGGTATTTATGTTCCTGATGCTAATTATGACAACCATAAAGTAAAAGATATGGAAATGGAGATTGTGACCTCTCACGACCCCAATAAAATGTCTTCTAACGGAACGTTTATGAACTACAGATTTGTTCGGTTTAAAACCTTAAAATATAAAATCAAGTTTCAAAATAATGGTGAAGGTCCTGCCAGAACCATACGTTTGGAAACTGATATTCCTGAGATGTTAGATAAATCGACTTTAGAAGTCATGGACATGTATCCAAAATGTGATATTTGTCCCAAACGGGAAGTTTTATATAGTTGTCTCGACACTACTTTTACAGAGAATCAAGCCATATTCACTTTTAAAAATATTTACTTACCAGGGAGTGAACAGAAGAACGTTAAGGAATACGATTCTACAAAAGGTTTTGTAAAGTACAAGATAAAATTTGCCAAAGACTTTCATAAGAAGAAAACCAAAAGTAGAACAACCATTATTTTTGATAAAAACGAGCCTATTTTAACTAACTATTCTACTACAAGGTTTTTACCAGGCATCTCAGTCGGGATAAAAACGGGATATAACTCGTTTAGCGATTTAAATAATTCCGAAAGTTATTTTATTGGGGCAACCTTGTCGCCTTATAAATCATATCGTTGGTATTGGCAGGTGGAACTGATGAACAATTTTCACAACTATGATTCGAGCACGAATGTCGTAGATGAAATTGTAGATGATGCTTCGGGCTTTAGGTTCCGGCAGCTAACTACCACCAATTCAAGTTTTGAAAATATAGATTGGGATATCCCCATATTACTAAAATACAACGTGAATAATTTCATAGGTCTTGGAGTCGGTTTACAGAACACGATTTCAATAAGTGAAAACCAAAACCAAAACGTTTTAATAGAACAATTTGAAGGCGTTCAACCCGGTGCACCAGTTATTAATATTATTGAAGATAGTTCTAGCAATTCAGACTCGTTCACCAACCTCAGAACAGGATTCCTAGTTGAAGCCACCGCTGGTTTTTCTAGAATTGGCCCAAGTGTTGGTGCACGTTATATCATGAACTTTGAAGATAATTTTAATTATTGGCAGTTCTTTGCTATCTGGAAATTCTAG
- a CDS encoding RNA polymerase sigma factor: MGEKKIHEDQKYIDGLLQNNSFVIQSIYDKFVPKVVNYIKQNSGSADEAQDVIQDTLITIYNQASQKKLQLTCPFDAYFFLLCKRKWLNELKKSSNKEVTINEEVLSKDDGAQELAFETSVFGEKRALFSEMFNNLGKACKDLLTATFKIKSMEEVAKSLGVTYAYARKKKSLCIGKLTELVQGSPEFNQLKS; encoded by the coding sequence ATGGGCGAAAAAAAAATTCACGAAGACCAGAAATACATTGATGGATTACTACAGAATAACTCGTTTGTTATCCAATCTATTTATGACAAGTTTGTGCCCAAAGTGGTGAATTATATTAAGCAGAATAGTGGAAGCGCAGATGAAGCCCAAGATGTTATTCAAGACACCTTAATAACTATTTATAATCAAGCAAGCCAAAAGAAATTGCAATTAACCTGTCCGTTTGATGCCTACTTCTTTTTGTTGTGTAAACGAAAATGGCTGAATGAATTAAAAAAATCTTCTAACAAAGAGGTAACAATTAATGAGGAAGTATTATCTAAAGATGACGGGGCTCAAGAACTAGCTTTTGAAACCTCAGTTTTTGGTGAAAAGCGAGCATTGTTTTCAGAAATGTTCAATAATCTGGGAAAGGCTTGTAAAGATTTGTTAACGGCAACTTTTAAAATTAAATCTATGGAAGAAGTTGCTAAGAGCTTGGGGGTAACATACGCTTATGCCCGAAAAAAGAAATCTTTATGCATTGGGAAACTAACGGAACTGGTTCAAGGGTCGCCTGAATTTAACCAACTTAAAAGTTAA
- a CDS encoding CDC27 family protein: MEDKNYILFESYLTGEISPEEVTAFELRLETEPEFNQAFNTYKELSSFLGNKFENEEDSVAFEANLKNISEKHFNKDEAVSESKSKPKVFKLFKYAIAASIVLLFGIFTFQQFSTPAYSDFADHDTISLMMRGEQNSKLKDAENAFNSKEFENALALFNEIYKDDTSNSEIQYYIAITLIETNQYNKAEELLEILRKSNSAYKHKATWYLALSKLKQKEYDACLEILRAIPEDADDYEVAQRLIKKLD, from the coding sequence ATGGAGGATAAAAATTACATACTATTTGAATCTTACTTAACTGGTGAGATATCACCAGAGGAAGTAACAGCTTTTGAGTTACGATTAGAAACCGAACCAGAATTTAATCAAGCATTCAATACCTATAAGGAACTATCATCGTTTTTAGGAAATAAGTTTGAAAATGAAGAAGATTCAGTAGCTTTCGAGGCTAATCTTAAAAATATTTCAGAAAAACACTTTAATAAAGATGAAGCTGTTTCCGAAAGTAAATCTAAACCTAAAGTTTTCAAATTATTCAAATATGCCATTGCAGCAAGTATTGTCTTGTTATTTGGGATTTTTACATTTCAACAATTTTCAACACCAGCCTATAGTGATTTTGCAGACCATGATACTATTAGTTTAATGATGAGAGGAGAGCAAAATTCAAAATTGAAAGATGCAGAAAATGCCTTTAATTCGAAAGAATTTGAAAACGCTTTGGCATTGTTTAATGAAATTTACAAAGATGATACTTCAAATTCTGAAATACAGTATTATATCGCTATTACACTTATTGAAACTAATCAATATAATAAAGCAGAGGAACTGTTAGAAATATTAAGAAAGAGTAATTCAGCATACAAACACAAAGCCACTTGGTATTTGGCATTAAGTAAATTGAAACAAAAAGAATATGATGCCTGTTTGGAGATTTTAAGAGCCATTCCAGAAGATGCTGATGATTATGAAGTGGCGCAGAGGTTAATTAAGAAATTAGATTGA
- a CDS encoding CHAT domain-containing protein: MKKLLFFFILIHGFCFSQDLEESIYVAAETFMANPNESSLQTLTQQELEFKTQVKTKDEQLALVFLQSHKGYYLDTYSRLKEAIATYEDAVKRFNDNDLSKLSDFDIIESCMIPLGNLYTKTGDFTNALNTINQYVFLAEQHKNFQHQISGAINLSKLYYTIGEHDLVIIIVDKALKIPNISNPEREQLLYIKNNSLIKSNELASFEEEVNALDTEQTYKLHLTTGNYEKALTEFQEYKKKIFTNKELSRRQIAQVYIEEAQVYFVNNNSVKAKELLQLALRTLLPDFKLNRLPDKALLYEENKFIDIFDLYAEIETNPEEILKSYDLSFYVSDLLKSNWTTQKTKTLNESNNRIRSEKCIDLLFNMFQKTKDATLLVKAFEYSENTKVFTLKETFQMKQRLEKHPTDSLLILEYQLIKKQERITSKLVIEELENNRASEINRLSKQLSDISLKLKSLKPPILKKYGELESFISITDLQKKLHEDNAVLVEYFYGKNMIYQFIISSSTIELNEVAETKNAKTPILEFIHLFDDAAVINNDISSYTSKAHQLYKLLKLDAVSKWKNVIIVPDSFLNFIPFETLLSEETKTSSFSKMPFVVKSQNIVYNSSACFYTTEITPKSNANLLGVFPVFENTNRALTFSLNEAAVIQDETTSDVLFNENATKLNFLKKAPNYGLLHLSTHASSGTSRKPANIEFYDNTLYVDELYGLDLNPNLVVLSACETGIGKLYKAEGAMSISRGFQYSGAKNLLFSLWQINDLSTSQIMQSFYKNFGDTQSAFLANQNSKLEYLQNESISNSKKSPYYWGAFVYYGDLSYPDSRPYLWYVIIFGLVFFIIVFLRSKFK; encoded by the coding sequence ATGAAAAAACTACTATTCTTTTTTATCCTTATCCATGGCTTTTGCTTTTCACAAGACCTTGAAGAATCGATTTATGTGGCGGCCGAAACCTTTATGGCTAATCCCAATGAGTCATCGCTTCAAACTTTAACACAACAAGAATTAGAATTTAAAACCCAAGTCAAAACTAAAGACGAACAATTGGCTTTGGTCTTTTTACAAAGTCATAAAGGCTATTATTTAGACACCTATTCCAGATTAAAGGAAGCCATTGCTACTTATGAAGATGCTGTGAAACGGTTTAATGATAACGACCTTTCAAAATTATCTGACTTTGATATTATTGAAAGTTGTATGATTCCATTGGGGAATTTATATACTAAAACTGGCGACTTTACTAATGCCTTGAACACTATCAATCAGTACGTGTTTCTAGCCGAACAACATAAAAACTTCCAGCATCAAATTAGTGGCGCTATTAATCTTTCAAAATTATACTATACTATTGGTGAACATGATTTGGTAATAATCATAGTCGATAAGGCCTTAAAAATTCCTAATATTTCTAATCCGGAAAGGGAGCAATTGCTTTACATAAAGAACAACAGTCTTATTAAATCAAATGAACTGGCAAGTTTTGAAGAAGAAGTAAATGCTCTTGATACCGAACAAACATACAAATTACATCTTACAACAGGCAACTACGAAAAAGCCTTAACTGAATTTCAAGAATACAAAAAGAAAATATTCACTAACAAAGAGTTGTCTAGACGGCAAATAGCTCAAGTATATATTGAAGAAGCCCAGGTTTATTTTGTAAACAACAATTCAGTAAAAGCAAAGGAATTATTGCAACTAGCGCTTCGCACACTACTTCCTGATTTCAAGCTAAATCGCCTACCCGATAAAGCTCTACTTTACGAGGAAAACAAGTTCATTGATATTTTCGATTTGTATGCTGAAATTGAAACCAATCCAGAGGAGATTTTAAAAAGCTATGATTTGAGTTTTTATGTTTCCGATTTACTAAAAAGCAATTGGACTACACAAAAGACAAAGACCTTAAACGAAAGCAATAACCGGATAAGAAGCGAAAAGTGTATCGATTTACTTTTCAATATGTTTCAAAAAACGAAAGATGCAACACTTTTAGTTAAAGCCTTTGAATATTCTGAAAACACCAAAGTATTTACCCTAAAAGAAACGTTTCAGATGAAACAACGTTTAGAAAAACACCCAACAGACAGCTTATTAATTCTGGAATACCAACTTATAAAAAAGCAAGAGCGTATTACAAGTAAATTGGTTATTGAAGAACTTGAAAATAATAGAGCCTCTGAAATAAATAGGTTAAGCAAACAACTAAGCGACATTAGTTTAAAATTGAAATCCTTAAAACCTCCCATTTTAAAAAAGTACGGAGAGCTAGAAAGTTTTATTTCCATTACAGACCTACAAAAAAAATTACATGAAGACAATGCCGTTTTAGTCGAATACTTTTATGGTAAAAACATGATTTATCAATTCATAATTTCAAGCTCCACAATTGAATTGAATGAGGTTGCAGAAACCAAAAACGCAAAAACTCCAATTTTAGAATTCATTCACCTTTTTGACGATGCGGCTGTTATTAATAATGATATTTCTAGCTACACCTCAAAGGCACATCAATTGTATAAACTACTCAAACTTGATGCTGTTTCAAAATGGAAAAATGTCATTATTGTCCCCGACAGTTTTCTCAATTTCATTCCTTTTGAAACGCTTTTAAGCGAGGAGACCAAAACCTCATCGTTTTCAAAAATGCCCTTTGTGGTAAAATCGCAAAACATCGTTTATAATTCCAGTGCTTGTTTTTACACAACTGAAATCACTCCAAAATCAAATGCTAATTTATTGGGTGTCTTTCCTGTATTCGAAAACACGAATAGAGCATTAACCTTCTCGCTAAACGAAGCAGCGGTCATTCAAGATGAAACTACCTCTGATGTATTATTTAATGAAAACGCCACTAAACTAAACTTCCTCAAGAAAGCCCCAAACTATGGTCTACTCCATCTATCAACCCATGCCAGTTCTGGTACTTCTAGAAAGCCGGCAAATATAGAGTTCTATGATAACACTCTTTATGTAGATGAATTATATGGGCTTGACCTTAACCCTAATCTAGTGGTTTTAAGTGCCTGCGAAACTGGTATTGGAAAACTTTATAAAGCCGAAGGCGCGATGAGCATCTCAAGAGGCTTTCAATATTCGGGAGCCAAGAATTTGTTGTTCTCGTTATGGCAAATAAATGATTTATCGACTTCACAGATTATGCAATCGTTTTATAAAAACTTCGGAGACACGCAGTCGGCTTTTCTAGCCAACCAAAATTCTAAACTGGAGTATCTTCAAAATGAATCAATCAGTAACTCTAAAAAGTCGCCTTACTATTGGGGGGCTTTTGTGTATTATGGTGACCTTTCGTATCCAGATTCCAGACCCTATCTGTGGTACGTAATCATATTCGGGTTAGTATTTTTTATTATAGTATTTTTACGTTCTAAATTTAAATAG